A window from Carbonactinospora thermoautotrophica encodes these proteins:
- a CDS encoding RNA polymerase sigma factor, with product MAQTGSRNGAVNREVPVRSSLSTLATHEPVAVPAPVPLHVVPRQESEEAEPDFTPGAALDEEIDLSTEPLDELSPGLVTDPVRQYLREIGRIPLLTAEQEVDLAKRIEAGVFAAEKLSAERALPPPLRRELELVALDGQRAKRQLIEANLRLVVSIAKRYVGRGMPFLDLVQEGNLGLIRAVEKFDYTRGYKFSTYATWWVRQAVTRALADQSRTIRVPVHVVELINKVVRIQRHLLQEHGREPTLEEVASRLSLSEDRLLEVMRFANEPVSLSAPVGSGEDSVLGDLIEDSEAPSPVESASFILLREHLEALLSTLGEREKRVMQLRYGLTDGEPHTLEEIGRVFGVTRERVRQIEVKTLSKLRHQGHAEQLRDYLG from the coding sequence ATGGCGCAGACTGGTTCTCGCAACGGCGCTGTGAACCGGGAGGTGCCCGTGCGGTCAAGCCTCTCCACATTAGCCACACACGAGCCGGTGGCTGTACCCGCCCCGGTGCCGCTGCACGTCGTGCCGCGGCAGGAATCGGAGGAAGCCGAGCCAGATTTCACGCCTGGGGCCGCACTCGACGAGGAAATCGATCTCAGCACCGAACCGCTGGACGAGCTGTCGCCCGGACTGGTCACCGATCCGGTCCGGCAGTACCTGCGGGAAATCGGCCGGATCCCGCTGCTCACCGCGGAGCAAGAGGTGGACCTCGCGAAACGCATCGAAGCCGGGGTCTTCGCGGCCGAGAAACTGTCGGCCGAGCGTGCGCTCCCGCCGCCGTTGCGCCGGGAGCTGGAACTGGTCGCGCTCGACGGGCAGCGGGCGAAGCGCCAGCTCATCGAGGCCAACCTGCGTCTGGTGGTGTCCATCGCCAAGCGGTACGTGGGCCGCGGTATGCCCTTCCTCGACCTCGTCCAAGAGGGGAATCTGGGGCTCATCCGCGCGGTGGAGAAGTTCGACTACACCCGCGGGTACAAGTTCTCCACCTACGCCACCTGGTGGGTACGCCAGGCGGTGACCCGCGCGCTCGCGGACCAATCGCGGACCATTCGGGTGCCGGTGCACGTAGTCGAGCTGATCAACAAAGTCGTGCGGATACAGCGGCATCTGCTCCAGGAGCACGGCCGAGAGCCCACGTTGGAAGAGGTGGCCTCTCGGCTTTCCCTTAGTGAGGACCGGCTGCTGGAAGTTATGCGATTCGCTAATGAGCCGGTTTCGTTGTCCGCTCCAGTGGGTAGTGGAGAAGATTCGGTGCTCGGGGATCTCATCGAGGATTCCGAGGCGCCCTCCCCAGTCGAATCCGCCTCCTTCATCCTGCTGCGGGAGCATCTGGAGGCGCTGCTCTCCACGCTCGGCGAGCGCGAAAAGCGCGTCATGCAACTCAGGTACGGCCTCACCGACGGCGAACCCCACACGCTGGAGGAGATCGGCCGGGTGTTCGGCGTGACCCGCGAACGCGTACGCCAGATCGAGGTCAAGACCCTGTCGAAGTTGCGCCATCAGGGTCATGCCGAGCAGCTTCGCGACTACCTGGGCTGA
- a CDS encoding EboA domain-containing protein produces MTPQQLLAALDGRLGPDAARWLAGALARIARDPMAIRVLFPAAGRRCGRDPLETSDPGLHGWTVDDAVRGLMLAALPLRGDELAEETAALYRYGDTAERRGVLRALALLDARAGLGDRGLPIVRDALRTDDPRLVAVALGPYAAQRLDPPSYRQGVLKCLLLGIPLAEVHGLRERADPPLARMLADFVHERLLAGQEVPPEVWSLLDAYPGVPEASDAPDPGEAAQRPLVAPAEDHGTRG; encoded by the coding sequence GTGACGCCGCAGCAGCTGCTGGCCGCCCTGGACGGCCGGCTCGGGCCCGATGCGGCCAGGTGGCTGGCCGGGGCGCTGGCCCGGATCGCCCGGGACCCGATGGCGATCCGGGTGCTGTTCCCGGCCGCCGGCCGGCGCTGCGGGCGTGACCCGCTGGAGACATCCGATCCCGGGCTGCACGGCTGGACGGTCGACGACGCGGTCCGCGGGCTCATGCTCGCCGCGCTGCCGCTGCGCGGCGACGAGCTGGCCGAGGAGACCGCCGCCCTGTACCGGTACGGCGACACGGCCGAGCGGCGCGGGGTACTGCGCGCGCTGGCGCTGCTCGACGCGCGGGCCGGTCTCGGCGACCGCGGGCTGCCGATCGTGCGCGACGCGCTACGCACCGACGACCCCCGGCTCGTCGCGGTCGCCCTCGGCCCGTACGCGGCCCAGCGGCTCGACCCGCCGAGCTACCGACAGGGGGTGCTCAAGTGCCTGCTCCTCGGCATCCCGCTGGCCGAGGTGCACGGACTGCGGGAGCGGGCCGACCCGCCGCTGGCGCGGATGCTCGCCGACTTCGTCCACGAGCGGCTGCTGGCCGGCCAGGAGGTGCCGCCGGAGGTGTGGTCGCTCCTCGACGCGTACCCGGGCGTGCCGGAGGCCTCCGACGCACCCGACCCCGGGGAGGCCGCACAGCGCCCGCTCGTCGCGCCCGCCGAGGACCACGGCACCAGGGGGTGA
- a CDS encoding VOC family protein, translating into MLTTDYVPGAPVWVDLGTPDVEAAAAFYGALFGWEFRSAGPEAGCYGMFTLEGKTVAAAGPLTEQGVSSAWTVYFHTVDADATAKAVEQAGGTVRFAPFDVFTRGRMAGFTDPTGAQFAVWQPGENKGLDAVTVPNTLYWTELYTTDPAAAKAFYHSVFGWAYEDVPMGGFTYTVVRPSGGGQEASQGGLMGLNDAMLSAGMTPRWQPYFEVADCDAVVATASERGGTVPMSPEDIEDVGRVALLTDPFGAPFAVITTA; encoded by the coding sequence ATGCTCACGACCGATTACGTCCCCGGGGCCCCCGTCTGGGTCGACCTAGGCACCCCTGACGTCGAGGCCGCGGCCGCCTTCTACGGTGCCCTGTTCGGCTGGGAGTTCCGGTCCGCAGGACCCGAAGCCGGGTGCTACGGCATGTTCACGCTGGAAGGGAAGACCGTCGCCGCCGCAGGTCCGCTCACTGAGCAAGGGGTGAGTTCGGCGTGGACGGTGTACTTCCACACCGTCGACGCGGACGCCACCGCCAAAGCGGTCGAGCAGGCCGGCGGCACCGTGCGCTTCGCGCCGTTCGACGTCTTCACCCGGGGCCGGATGGCCGGCTTCACCGACCCCACCGGCGCGCAGTTCGCCGTCTGGCAGCCCGGTGAGAACAAGGGCCTGGACGCGGTCACCGTCCCGAACACGCTGTATTGGACCGAGCTGTACACCACGGACCCGGCCGCGGCGAAGGCCTTCTACCACTCGGTGTTCGGCTGGGCGTACGAGGACGTGCCGATGGGCGGGTTCACCTACACCGTCGTCCGCCCGTCCGGCGGCGGGCAGGAAGCCAGCCAGGGCGGGCTCATGGGGCTCAACGACGCGATGCTCAGCGCGGGGATGACGCCGCGCTGGCAGCCGTACTTCGAGGTGGCCGACTGCGACGCCGTGGTCGCCACGGCCTCCGAGCGAGGCGGCACCGTGCCCATGTCGCCCGAGGACATTGAGGATGTGGGCCGCGTGGCTTTGCTCACCGACCCCTTCGGCGCTCCCTTCGCCGTGATCACCACTGCGTGA
- a CDS encoding VOC family protein: MIGNLQCVVLDCPAPLELAQFYQSLLGGTVNQPDPRWSLDDDWATLHTGSGLVLAFQRVDDYRPPQWPDPARPQQFHLDIGVEDLDRAQRQVLALGATLLDAGDGTRGWRVYADPVGHPFCLVRDLTGPADAVT; the protein is encoded by the coding sequence GTGATCGGCAACCTGCAGTGCGTGGTGCTGGACTGCCCCGCCCCCCTCGAACTCGCCCAGTTCTACCAGTCGCTCCTCGGCGGCACGGTCAACCAGCCCGACCCCCGGTGGTCGCTCGACGACGACTGGGCGACCCTCCACACCGGCTCCGGCCTGGTGCTCGCCTTCCAGCGCGTGGACGACTACCGGCCACCACAGTGGCCGGACCCCGCCCGCCCGCAGCAGTTCCACCTCGACATCGGGGTCGAGGACCTCGACCGGGCCCAGCGGCAGGTCCTCGCTCTCGGCGCCACGCTGCTCGACGCCGGCGACGGCACCCGCGGCTGGCGGGTCTACGCCGACCCCGTAGGTCACCCCTTCTGCCTCGTCCGCGACCTGACCGGCCCCGCCGACGCCGTCACCTGA
- a CDS encoding zinc-binding dehydrogenase, translating to MIPGNGVGGVVTAVGAAADEGLVGKRVVSSTGGSGGYAERVAVDAGGVFEVPDGLDLDAAVALLADGRTAMMLIRAAGLRGGERVLVEAAAGGVGTLLVQLARAAGAKVVAAAGGPRKVELARDLGADVAVDYRQPDWTERVGEAVGGVDVVFDEVGGDIGRSAFELLDRGGRMLSYGLASGEWAGISDEAAAARGVTLVRPAASPEEIRAFTESALAEAAAGRLRPVIGQWFPLDRAADAHAAIQSRATVGRTLLEVR from the coding sequence ATGATCCCGGGCAACGGCGTCGGCGGTGTGGTCACCGCGGTGGGTGCGGCCGCCGACGAGGGACTGGTCGGCAAGCGGGTGGTCAGCAGCACCGGCGGTTCGGGCGGCTACGCCGAGCGCGTCGCGGTGGATGCCGGCGGGGTCTTCGAGGTACCGGACGGCCTGGATCTCGACGCCGCTGTGGCGTTGCTGGCCGATGGGCGTACCGCGATGATGCTGATCCGGGCGGCCGGGCTGCGCGGCGGGGAGCGGGTCCTGGTCGAGGCGGCGGCGGGCGGCGTGGGCACGCTGCTGGTTCAGCTCGCGCGGGCTGCCGGCGCCAAGGTCGTCGCGGCGGCGGGCGGCCCACGCAAGGTCGAGCTGGCGCGCGACCTGGGTGCCGACGTGGCGGTCGATTACCGGCAGCCGGACTGGACGGAGCGGGTAGGTGAGGCCGTCGGCGGGGTGGACGTCGTATTCGACGAGGTCGGCGGTGACATCGGCCGATCGGCGTTCGAGCTGCTCGACCGTGGCGGGCGGATGCTCAGCTACGGACTCGCGAGCGGCGAATGGGCGGGTATCTCCGACGAGGCGGCCGCGGCCCGTGGGGTGACCCTGGTGCGACCGGCGGCGTCGCCGGAGGAGATCCGCGCGTTCACCGAGAGCGCGCTGGCCGAGGCGGCGGCCGGCCGGCTGCGCCCGGTGATCGGACAGTGGTTCCCGCTGGACCGGGCCGCCGACGCGCACGCGGCCATCCAGTCGCGGGCCACCGTGGGAAGGACCCTGCTGGAGGTGCGGTGA
- a CDS encoding methyltransferase domain-containing protein yields MTSIEAYRARLVDQLVRAGVLTDPAWRAAVETVPREVFVPRLVWLLGDDGWYTARELDADQRLELAYDARLTPVTQVDDLVDARPGDRGRCPSSSATMPELVVTMLEELEVSDGQRVLEIGTGSGYSAALLAARLGDDQVVTVEVDPAVAAAAGEALTTAGYKPCLVTGDGAAGWPDGAPYDRVIATCSVRWIPYAWVEQTRPGGLILAPLAGPFGNQGLVRLDVRGDGTAAGRLLARDVAFMRLRAHRPAGRPDQAERFGDPPTRPITLDPEEFIGDRFPAWVAGLPVIDADASVGRGEDESASYWLEADDGSLAVVDMPQQQTAYVGPRDLWGLVEDTWRWWVEAGRPGPWTFGITVTPERQWIWHESGRIWELPA; encoded by the coding sequence GTGACCTCCATCGAGGCGTACCGGGCACGGCTGGTCGACCAGCTCGTCCGGGCGGGCGTGCTCACCGATCCGGCGTGGCGGGCCGCCGTGGAGACGGTGCCGCGGGAGGTGTTCGTGCCCCGGCTGGTCTGGCTGCTGGGCGACGACGGCTGGTACACCGCGCGGGAGCTGGACGCGGACCAGCGGCTGGAACTCGCCTACGACGCCCGCCTGACCCCGGTCACTCAGGTCGACGACCTGGTCGACGCGCGACCCGGGGACCGGGGCCGCTGTCCCTCCAGCTCGGCCACGATGCCCGAGCTGGTGGTCACGATGCTCGAGGAGCTCGAGGTATCGGACGGGCAGCGGGTGCTGGAGATCGGCACCGGGTCGGGCTACTCGGCGGCGCTGCTCGCCGCACGGCTCGGCGACGACCAGGTCGTGACCGTGGAGGTCGACCCGGCGGTGGCGGCCGCCGCCGGCGAGGCGCTCACCACGGCCGGGTACAAGCCGTGCCTGGTGACCGGCGACGGGGCGGCCGGCTGGCCGGACGGCGCGCCGTACGACCGGGTGATCGCCACCTGCTCGGTGCGGTGGATCCCGTACGCGTGGGTGGAGCAGACCCGCCCCGGCGGGCTGATCTTGGCACCGCTGGCCGGCCCGTTCGGGAATCAAGGGCTGGTCCGCCTGGACGTGCGCGGCGACGGCACCGCGGCCGGGCGGCTGTTGGCCAGGGACGTGGCGTTCATGCGGCTGCGCGCCCACCGGCCAGCCGGCCGGCCGGACCAGGCCGAGCGGTTCGGTGACCCGCCCACCCGGCCGATCACGCTCGACCCGGAGGAGTTCATCGGGGACCGGTTCCCGGCCTGGGTGGCGGGCCTGCCGGTGATCGACGCCGACGCCAGCGTGGGGCGGGGCGAGGACGAGTCCGCGTCGTACTGGCTGGAGGCCGACGACGGGTCCCTCGCCGTGGTCGACATGCCACAACAACAAACCGCGTACGTCGGCCCGCGTGACCTGTGGGGCCTGGTCGAGGACACCTGGCGCTGGTGGGTCGAGGCCGGGCGGCCCGGGCCGTGGACGTTCGGGATCACCGTCACCCCCGAGCGCCAGTGGATCTGGCACGAGTCCGGGCGGATCTGGGAGCTGCCGGCCTGA
- a CDS encoding helix-turn-helix domain-containing protein, translating into MAHIEIDAADVGRRIQRRREQIGKSRATVAGLCGHGESWLKKIERGERWVSLPELYRLGAVLEVRDLSELTGGGIPSMITARPTHPDLPTVRDAMMSVDAVTADREPADVTDLRRQLDDAWRTWHTSPTQRSDAADVLPGLIVDMRHAARVYDGTERRRALTLLSETYHLAQAYLAWQSSPELLWMSTDRALTAAEQADDMLALASAVWYYAHAVRAVGEGERATEMVVTMAEQIEPRLERFDGPDFVEHLAMWGTLYLCAALTVARAGDSGDAWRYWDRADSAARRLPDGYAHPWHMFGRANVDLYGVSIAVELNHPEEALRRAQDIRLSSIPSRERRARHLIELARGYHRDGDQLGTVNMLKQSYEVSPEVLRYNVIGRAMLRDLVRKGRASVRDDVERLAEETGVLVDV; encoded by the coding sequence GTGGCCCATATCGAGATCGACGCCGCCGATGTTGGCCGCCGCATCCAACGGCGCCGCGAACAGATCGGCAAGAGCCGAGCGACCGTCGCCGGGCTCTGCGGCCACGGCGAAAGCTGGCTGAAGAAAATCGAACGCGGCGAACGCTGGGTGTCCCTGCCCGAGCTGTACCGGCTCGGTGCCGTGCTCGAGGTGCGTGACCTGTCCGAGCTCACCGGGGGCGGTATCCCGAGCATGATTACCGCCCGCCCCACGCATCCGGACCTGCCTACGGTCAGGGACGCGATGATGAGCGTGGATGCGGTCACCGCCGACCGTGAGCCGGCTGACGTCACCGACCTGCGCCGCCAGCTCGACGACGCGTGGCGCACCTGGCACACCTCACCCACGCAGCGCTCCGACGCTGCCGATGTCCTACCCGGCCTGATCGTCGACATGCGGCACGCCGCCCGCGTCTACGACGGCACCGAACGGCGCCGCGCGCTCACGCTGCTCTCCGAGACGTACCACCTCGCTCAGGCGTACCTCGCCTGGCAGTCGAGCCCGGAACTGCTGTGGATGAGCACCGACCGCGCGCTGACAGCCGCCGAGCAGGCCGATGACATGTTGGCCTTGGCGTCCGCGGTCTGGTACTACGCGCACGCGGTACGCGCGGTCGGCGAGGGCGAGCGCGCGACCGAGATGGTCGTGACGATGGCGGAGCAGATCGAGCCGCGGCTTGAGAGGTTCGACGGGCCAGACTTCGTTGAGCATCTGGCGATGTGGGGAACCCTGTATCTGTGCGCCGCGCTGACCGTCGCGCGGGCCGGCGACTCCGGCGACGCGTGGCGGTACTGGGACCGCGCCGACTCGGCGGCGCGCAGGCTGCCGGACGGATACGCGCACCCGTGGCACATGTTCGGCCGCGCCAACGTCGACCTGTACGGGGTGTCGATCGCAGTCGAGCTCAACCACCCCGAGGAGGCGCTGCGACGAGCCCAGGACATCCGCCTGTCGTCGATCCCCTCACGTGAACGGCGGGCCCGGCACCTGATCGAGCTCGCGCGCGGCTACCACCGCGACGGCGACCAGCTCGGCACGGTGAACATGCTCAAGCAGTCGTACGAGGTGTCACCGGAGGTGCTTCGGTACAACGTCATCGGCCGGGCGATGCTGCGCGACCTGGTGCGCAAGGGCCGGGCAAGCGTCCGGGACGACGTCGAGCGGCTGGCGGAGGAGACGGGCGTGCTCGTCGACGTGTGA
- the tgmB gene encoding ATP-grasp ribosomal peptide maturase, translating into MILVLSQPFDATATLVIDELKRRRLPVVRMDVAWFPAQVTLAARLDRGGWGGRLHLGGRTVDLVEIRAVYYRKPGNHWISDRLSPQERVIAEREARLGFGGLLFSLPVFWLPHPARVADAEYKPAQLAAARRAGLAVPDTLITNKPAEARAFAERHGWNVVYKTFTPVTVTRGGAGYHTYTTPVTPELLEDEAVRYTAHLFQERIDKAYDVRLVCVDDRMFAVEIHSPAGDWRRAYNANRYQVCEVPDEVATGMRAMLAALRLHFCAADFAVDHDGRWWFLDLNPNGQWGWLEQATGVPISSAIADLLVRKHRSLKRRAT; encoded by the coding sequence ATGATCCTCGTCCTCTCCCAGCCGTTCGACGCCACCGCCACGCTCGTCATCGACGAGCTCAAGCGCCGCCGCCTCCCGGTGGTGCGGATGGACGTTGCCTGGTTCCCCGCACAGGTCACCCTGGCCGCCCGCCTCGACCGCGGCGGCTGGGGCGGCCGGCTGCACCTGGGCGGGCGAACCGTCGACCTGGTGGAGATCCGCGCGGTGTACTACCGCAAGCCGGGCAACCACTGGATCAGCGACCGGCTCTCCCCCCAGGAGCGGGTCATCGCCGAGCGGGAAGCCCGGCTGGGGTTCGGCGGGCTGCTGTTCAGCCTGCCCGTCTTCTGGCTGCCGCACCCGGCGCGGGTGGCGGACGCCGAGTACAAGCCGGCCCAGCTCGCCGCCGCGCGCCGGGCCGGGCTGGCGGTGCCGGACACGCTGATCACCAACAAGCCGGCCGAGGCCCGTGCGTTCGCTGAGCGGCACGGCTGGAACGTGGTGTACAAGACGTTCACCCCGGTCACCGTCACCCGCGGCGGCGCCGGCTACCACACCTACACCACGCCGGTCACCCCCGAGCTCCTTGAGGACGAGGCGGTCCGCTACACCGCCCACCTGTTCCAGGAGCGGATTGACAAGGCCTACGACGTGCGCCTGGTCTGCGTCGACGACCGCATGTTCGCGGTCGAGATCCACTCTCCCGCCGGCGACTGGCGGCGGGCCTACAACGCCAACCGCTACCAGGTGTGCGAGGTACCCGACGAGGTCGCCACAGGCATGCGCGCCATGCTGGCGGCCTTGAGGTTGCACTTCTGCGCCGCGGACTTCGCCGTCGACCACGACGGCCGCTGGTGGTTCCTCGACCTCAACCCCAACGGCCAGTGGGGCTGGCTGGAGCAGGCCACCGGCGTGCCCATCTCCAGCGCCATCGCCGACCTGCTGGTGCGCAAACACCGCTCGCTGAAACGCCGCGCCACCTGA
- a CDS encoding DUF1540 domain-containing protein, translated as MEMPLVNECAVDACAYNRDRACHALAITIGDLGHAHCDTFFSASIKGGDPSAVGHVGACKMADCEYNVSLECQAPGITVGYQQNAADCLTYQRR; from the coding sequence ATGGAAATGCCTCTTGTGAACGAGTGCGCGGTGGACGCCTGTGCGTACAACCGGGATCGTGCCTGTCATGCGCTAGCCATCACGATCGGTGACCTCGGACACGCACACTGCGACACGTTCTTCAGCGCCTCGATCAAGGGCGGGGACCCGTCCGCTGTCGGTCACGTCGGCGCGTGCAAGATGGCCGACTGCGAGTACAACGTCAGCCTTGAGTGCCAGGCTCCCGGCATCACTGTCGGCTACCAGCAGAACGCAGCGGACTGCCTGACGTACCAGCGCCGCTGA
- a CDS encoding ASCH domain-containing protein gives MSDHKRALLLSLHPRFATSILEGTKSVELRRQRIPVPPGTTVILYATAPVMAVVGTARVAEVHVAEPDDVWSSFHAHTALTREEFDQYMAGASQACALLLTDVEQLPTPVPLAHLRSSQPFHPPQSYRYLASSVLRQLVDGHPMASRILRQTEATPS, from the coding sequence GTGAGCGATCACAAACGCGCATTGCTGCTGTCTCTGCACCCGCGCTTCGCCACTTCCATCCTGGAAGGCACCAAGTCCGTGGAGCTACGCCGCCAGCGGATCCCCGTTCCGCCCGGCACGACCGTCATCTTGTACGCCACCGCTCCAGTCATGGCGGTCGTCGGAACGGCGCGCGTGGCAGAGGTCCACGTGGCCGAACCCGATGACGTGTGGTCGTCCTTCCACGCCCACACCGCGCTCACCCGCGAAGAATTCGACCAGTACATGGCTGGGGCCTCGCAGGCGTGCGCCCTGCTGCTCACCGACGTTGAGCAGCTTCCCACGCCCGTTCCCTTGGCTCATCTCCGCTCGTCCCAGCCGTTCCATCCGCCACAGAGCTACCGCTATCTCGCCTCAAGCGTGCTGCGGCAACTCGTGGACGGCCATCCCATGGCAAGCAGAATCCTGCGCCAGACCGAAGCGACTCCCTCGTAG
- a CDS encoding GNAT family N-acetyltransferase: MVRGGGEDGPGVRIRQVEPGEKSVIAAIIELGDRASKTLGFLTPSAFEQAAAKGTLLAALRDDAVVGYALYALPRQQVRLTHLCVAPEFRGRGIARLLVDEISRRHSDRFGIVLKCRRDYGLDDMWLKLGFQPRGEVPGRGKQRLPLGVWWRDHGHPDLFSVVETPALLTVAMDWNVFADLHASHDRIGAKESKGLLADWLADLVELVVTPTLLRELNRISDAAERRRQRAEVQGYRLLNPDTNLVDDMIQRLVTTARERLGSELSTRPGDGEGIRYIAEAATAGVRFLVTRDDSLLRLAEVALDVCQVRILRPVDVAVHVDELTRAQVYQPASLLDTEYSMVTLPSGTERNQLDFLDRPGGERQSVFLARLRELAVGPLRWERKQIRDPDGHPVAFYAARVRNHELVVPFLRVRSTPLADTLARQMLFLLRKRCRELRLSVLRVADPHAPAVVRSAAIDDGFVPQGEDLVALVIDVCGDSEAVGTAASNAAARAGLAFPVLEPGMSAVVASSLERRLWPAKITDSDLETFLVPIQPQWSSMLFGIPASLIPRPEELGISREHVYYRSPHSRGEHAPARILWYGSSDKGQQISSVIGCSRLEEVVVDDPVALHARFQHLGVWSREHVEGAADKGRALALRFADTEMFPKPVSLQRLKALAGALGQTVTVRSTSKISTELFAAVYQEGRSTE, from the coding sequence ATGGTGCGAGGAGGGGGCGAGGACGGACCGGGCGTCCGGATACGGCAGGTCGAACCCGGCGAGAAATCGGTAATCGCAGCCATCATCGAGCTTGGGGATCGGGCGAGCAAGACACTCGGTTTCCTGACACCCTCCGCCTTCGAGCAGGCGGCGGCAAAGGGAACGCTACTGGCCGCGTTACGCGACGACGCGGTGGTCGGATACGCGCTGTACGCCTTACCCCGTCAACAGGTTCGGCTCACGCACCTGTGTGTTGCCCCCGAGTTCCGGGGTCGCGGCATCGCGCGTCTGCTGGTGGACGAGATCAGCAGGCGCCACTCGGACCGGTTCGGGATCGTGTTGAAGTGCCGGCGCGACTATGGCCTTGACGACATGTGGTTAAAGCTGGGCTTCCAGCCGCGCGGGGAGGTTCCCGGCCGAGGCAAGCAGCGGTTGCCGCTAGGCGTGTGGTGGCGGGACCACGGGCATCCGGATCTGTTCTCGGTTGTGGAGACGCCCGCGCTGCTGACGGTCGCGATGGACTGGAACGTCTTCGCCGACCTACATGCCTCCCACGACCGCATCGGTGCGAAGGAGTCCAAAGGGCTCCTCGCCGACTGGCTTGCCGATCTAGTCGAACTAGTCGTGACCCCGACGCTGTTACGGGAGCTCAACCGAATATCCGACGCTGCGGAGAGACGACGACAGCGAGCCGAGGTCCAAGGCTACCGGCTGCTGAATCCGGATACGAACCTGGTCGACGACATGATCCAACGGCTGGTCACCACGGCACGGGAGCGCCTGGGTTCGGAGCTGTCGACCAGACCGGGGGACGGCGAGGGCATCCGATACATCGCGGAGGCCGCAACCGCGGGGGTGCGGTTCCTGGTCACGCGGGACGATTCTCTCCTGCGACTGGCGGAAGTGGCGCTGGATGTCTGCCAGGTCCGCATCCTGCGGCCGGTGGACGTGGCAGTACACGTTGATGAGCTCACCCGCGCGCAGGTCTATCAGCCAGCCAGTTTGCTGGATACCGAATACAGCATGGTCACACTCCCCTCCGGTACCGAGCGGAATCAGCTCGATTTCCTGGACAGGCCGGGGGGCGAGCGACAGTCTGTGTTCCTCGCACGTCTGCGTGAACTCGCCGTTGGCCCCCTGCGGTGGGAACGCAAGCAGATACGCGATCCTGACGGCCACCCAGTCGCTTTCTATGCCGCGAGGGTACGGAACCACGAGTTGGTGGTGCCCTTTCTGCGGGTCCGCTCGACTCCGCTCGCCGATACCCTCGCCCGCCAGATGCTGTTCCTGCTTCGCAAGCGATGCCGGGAGCTACGCCTGAGCGTGCTACGCGTCGCAGACCCCCACGCGCCCGCGGTCGTACGCTCGGCCGCCATCGACGACGGTTTCGTCCCGCAAGGTGAGGACCTGGTGGCCCTCGTCATCGACGTGTGCGGGGACTCTGAGGCCGTCGGCACAGCAGCCTCGAACGCCGCAGCACGCGCGGGCCTGGCCTTCCCGGTGCTGGAGCCTGGAATGTCCGCAGTAGTGGCGTCAAGCCTGGAACGCCGACTCTGGCCCGCGAAGATCACCGACTCCGATCTGGAGACGTTCCTGGTTCCGATTCAGCCGCAGTGGTCCAGCATGCTGTTCGGCATACCGGCATCTCTCATCCCCCGCCCAGAGGAACTGGGCATCAGCCGGGAGCATGTGTACTACCGCAGCCCCCACTCGCGCGGGGAGCATGCTCCAGCGCGCATCCTGTGGTACGGAAGCAGTGACAAGGGGCAGCAGATCTCGTCGGTCATCGGTTGTTCGCGCCTGGAGGAAGTCGTCGTGGACGACCCCGTGGCGCTGCACGCCCGCTTCCAGCACCTCGGAGTCTGGAGCCGGGAACACGTCGAGGGTGCTGCGGACAAGGGTCGAGCTCTCGCCTTGCGCTTCGCCGATACTGAGATGTTCCCCAAGCCGGTCAGCCTTCAGCGGCTGAAAGCACTGGCCGGGGCGCTTGGCCAGACCGTCACGGTAAGGTCGACGTCGAAGATCAGTACCGAACTCTTCGCGGCTGTCTACCAGGAAGGTCGGTCCACGGAGTGA